From the genome of Nicotiana sylvestris chromosome 2, ASM39365v2, whole genome shotgun sequence, one region includes:
- the LOC104222926 gene encoding uncharacterized protein gives MSAYNAFKACVPVAWSPNLYITLVRGIPGTRRLHRRTLEALRLRKCNRTVMRWNTPTVRGMLQQVKRLVVIETEEMYKARKENVANHNALRPPVVVNHHPVPAADSLQ, from the exons ATGAGTGCTTACAACGCTTTTAAAGCTTGTGTTCCAGTAGCTTGGAGCCCTAATCTATACATAACCCTTGTAAGGGGTATTCCCGGCACTAGAAGGCTCCATAGACGTACCTTAGAGGCACTGCGTCTTCGCAAATGTAACAGGACTGTAATGCGGTGGAACACCCCTACTGTTAGGGGAATGCTTCAGCAG GTGAAAAGGTTGGTTGTCATTGAGACAGAAGAGATGTACAAGGCACGCAAGGAAAATGTAGCTAATCACAATGCTCTTCGGCCTCCTGTGGTTGTAAACCATCATCCAGTCCCTGCAGCCGATTCCCTTCAGTAA